The following coding sequences lie in one Rickettsiales bacterium genomic window:
- the dapA gene encoding 4-hydroxy-tetrahydrodipicolinate synthase has protein sequence MFQGVYTALITPFEASNLEKVDYSTFEKLLERQISEGIHGVVPCGTTGESPTLTNEEHDKIIEASVQIVKKRIPVLAGTGSNSTREAIERTLHAEKVGADGALIMTPYYNKPTQEGIFQHFKAIHDATNIPIIIYNIPGRSVVDIKDETIARIAELPRIAGLKDATGDLSRPTNLKKIFENNSKLNSKIFYQMSGDDETAVDFNKLGGVGCISVSSNLLPKICAEVQDLCKAKKFEEAKNLDNKISAIHKDLFIESSPQPIKFAMEYFGLCSGNLRLPLVKISEQTEAKLKSTLNKIATINSF, from the coding sequence ATGTTCCAAGGCGTTTATACTGCATTAATTACACCTTTTGAAGCCTCAAATTTAGAAAAAGTTGATTATTCAACATTTGAAAAGCTACTTGAAAGGCAGATTTCAGAAGGTATTCACGGCGTTGTTCCTTGCGGCACTACTGGGGAATCCCCAACGCTTACAAATGAAGAACACGACAAGATTATTGAGGCAAGTGTTCAAATTGTAAAGAAAAGAATTCCAGTTTTAGCAGGAACAGGTTCAAATTCTACTCGTGAAGCTATTGAAAGAACTCTTCACGCTGAAAAAGTGGGGGCTGATGGTGCTTTGATAATGACACCTTATTACAACAAACCTACACAAGAAGGAATTTTTCAACATTTCAAAGCAATTCACGATGCAACAAATATCCCAATAATTATTTATAATATCCCAGGGCGTTCCGTTGTTGATATTAAAGATGAAACAATCGCAAGAATTGCTGAATTGCCTAGAATAGCTGGATTAAAAGATGCAACCGGTGATTTATCTCGCCCAACTAATCTAAAAAAAATATTTGAAAATAATTCAAAACTAAATAGCAAAATTTTTTATCAAATGTCTGGTGATGATGAAACTGCAGTTGATTTTAACAAATTAGGTGGCGTTGGTTGTATTTCGGTTTCTTCAAATTTACTGCCAAAAATTTGTGCTGAAGTTCAAGATTTATGCAAAGCAAAAAAATTTGAGGAAGCCAAAAATCTTGATAATAAAATCTCAGCAATACACAAAGATTTATTTATTGAGTCATCACCTCAGCCAATAAAATTTGCGATGGAATATTTTGGCTTATGCTCTGGCAATTTAAGATTGCCTTTAGTGAAAATCAGTGAACAAACAGAAGCAAAACTCAAATCTACTTTGAATAAGATTGCCACTATTAATTCTTTTTAA
- a CDS encoding flavodoxin family protein translates to MANIAIVYHSGYGHTKKVAEFIAEGVKKSGSQVKIFTADEGISNLDELDNYDGIIFGSPTYMGSVSAKFKEFMDASSKKWFTQAWKNKIAAGFTNSGSLSGDKLNTLITLSVYAAQNSMIWVGQAEMPASSKEHGGKPEQINRMGSSLGLMTQSDNASPEVTPSSGDIETAIIFGKRVAEITQNMISK, encoded by the coding sequence ATGGCAAATATAGCAATTGTTTATCACAGCGGATACGGACACACCAAGAAAGTGGCGGAATTTATCGCAGAGGGCGTTAAAAAATCAGGCTCGCAAGTTAAAATATTCACAGCTGATGAAGGGATTTCAAACCTTGATGAATTAGATAATTATGATGGAATAATTTTTGGCTCACCAACTTATATGGGTTCTGTTTCCGCTAAATTCAAAGAATTTATGGATGCATCTTCAAAGAAATGGTTCACTCAGGCTTGGAAGAATAAAATCGCTGCAGGTTTCACTAACTCAGGCTCTTTAAGTGGTGATAAATTAAATACTTTAATTACTCTTTCTGTATATGCAGCTCAAAATTCTATGATTTGGGTAGGGCAAGCAGAAATGCCTGCTTCTTCTAAAGAGCATGGTGGAAAGCCAGAGCAAATTAACAGAATGGGTTCATCACTCGGGCTTATGACGCAATCTGATAATGCATCACCTGAAGTTACCCCATCATCTGGCGATATTGAAACTGCAATAATATTTGGCAAAAGAGTAGCAGAAATAACTCAAAACATGATATCTAAATAG